A genomic segment from Aegilops tauschii subsp. strangulata cultivar AL8/78 chromosome 1, Aet v6.0, whole genome shotgun sequence encodes:
- the LOC109747040 gene encoding putative respiratory burst oxidase homolog protein H, producing the protein MAPTQHSRRTVTSGCAEHRRTGQTRVDGTPRPQVPVPRSHLIRSKQKQKEEETRRAARLGRPCRAHCMQVQRLKLARPLSATRATVLLAFSSPPPLVSHLPNLLRPPAASRHRAVVPSPVQRAMASSSEGYVDVPLGGEHHQQPPPQPHPYSAPTMRKQPSRLTSGMKRLASRVTSFRVPDMGLKRTHSSAQPALKGLRFLDKTAAGKDGWKSVEKRFDEMSADGRLHQENFAKCIGMADSKEFASEVFMAMARRRKIDPEQGFTKEQLQECWEEMSDNNFDARLRIFFDMCDKNGDGKLTEDEVKEIIVLSAGANKLAKLKKHAATYASLIMEELDPDARGYIEIWQLEKLLRKMVMEEGSQDQMDQASTSLAKTMVPSSHRSPMQKQIHETVDFIHENWKRIWFLTLWGIANIALFIFKFIQYRNRAVFEVMGYCVCIAKGAAETTKLNMALILLPVCRNTLTALRSTALSSVIPFDDNINFHKVIAVGIAIGAGMHTVVHLTCDFPRLVSCPSDKFQEKLGPFFNYVQPTWGTLIASTPGWTGILLVLIMSFSFTLATHSFRRSVVKLPSPFHHLAGFNSFWYAHHLLVFAYILLVMHSYYLFLTKPWYKKTGWMYIAVPVIFYASERATRRVREKNYGVTVIKAAIYPGNVLSLYMKKPSSFKYKSGMYLFVKCPDVSPFEWHPFSITSAPGDDYLSVHIRTLGDWTTELRNLFGKACEEEVNSKKATLSRLETTVIAEGAEENTKFPKIFVDGPFGAPAQNYKKYDILFLIGLGIGATPFISILKDLLHNIKSNNEQQSMNDEEAGSSFKSNGPSRAYFYWVTREQGSFEWFKGVMNEVAECDTDNAIEMHNYLTSVYEEGDARSALIAMVQSLQHAKNGVDIVSGSKIRTHFARPNWRKVYSDMANTHKNARIGVFYCGSPTLTKTLRELAIEFSHTTTTRFHFHKENF; encoded by the exons ATGGCACCTACCCAGCACTCACGTCGCACAGTCACGTCTGGCTGTGCAGAGCATCGCAGGACAGGGCAGACTCGCGTGGACGGCACGCCACGGCCACAGGTGCCAGTGCCACGCTCTCATCTCATCAGGTCCAAGCAAAAGCAAAAGGAAGAAGAGACACGCCGAGCGGCCAGGCTCGGCCGGCCTTGCCGCGCGCACTGCATGCAGGTGCAACGGCTAAAATTGGCGCGACCCCTCTCCGCAACACGCGCCACAGTTCTCCTCGCTTTCTCCTCCCCTCCCCCCCTCGTCTCCCACCTTCCAAATTTACTACGCCCACCAGCGGCCTCGCGGCATCGGGCGGTGGTGCCATCACCGGTGCAGCGCGCAATGGCGTCGTCGTCGGAGGGGTACGTGGACGTGCCGCTCGGCGGCGAGCATCATcagcagccgccgccgcagccgcaccCGTACTCGGCGCCGACGATGCGGAAGCAGCCGTCGCGGCTGACGTCCGGGATGAAGCGGCTGGCGTCCAGGGTGACCTCCTTCCGCGTGCCCGACATGGGCCTCAAGCGCACGCACTCCAGCGCGCAGCCGGCGCTCAAGGGCCTCCGCTTCCTCGACAAGACCGCCGCCGGCAAGGACGGCTGGAAGTCCGTCGAGAAGCGCTTCGACGAGATGAGCGCCGACGGCCGCCTCCACCAGGAGAACTTCGCCAAGTGCATCG GCATGGCGGACTCCAAGGAATTCGCAAGCGAGGTGTTCATGGCGATGGCGAGGAGAAGGAAGATCGACCCAGAGCaaggattcaccaaggagcagcTCCAGGAGTGCTGGGAGGAGATGTCTGACAACAACTTCGATGCGCGGCTACGCATATTTTTTGACAT GTGCGACAAGAACGGCGACGGAAAGCTCACAGAAGATGAGGTCAAGGAG ATCATTGTGCTGAGCGCCGGGGCGAACAAGCTTGCCAAGCTGAAGAAACATGCCGCGACCTACGCCTCGCTCATCATGGAAGAGCTGGACCCTGATGCCCGCGGTTACATTGAG ATTTGGCAGCTGGAGAAGCTACTCCGTAAGATGGTGATGGAAGAGGGGTCACAGGATCAGATGGACCAGGCGTCAACCAGCCTCGCCAAGACAATGGTTCCGTCCAGTCACCGGAGCCCAATGCAGAAACAGATTCACGAGACCGTCGACTTCATCCACGAGAACTGGAAGAGGATATGGTTCCTGACGCTGTGGGGGATCGCCAACATTGCCCTCTTCATATTCAAGTTCATACAGTACAGGAATCGGGCCGTCTTCGAGGTGATGGGCTACTGTGTCTGCATCGCCAAGGGTGCCGCTGAGACGACCAAGCTGAACATGGCCCTCATACTCCTCCCGGTGTGCCGAAACACGCTGACAGCACTCCGATCGACTGCACTCAGCTCCGTCATACCATTTGACGACAACATAAACTTCCATAAG GTTATCGCGGTTGGAATTGCAATTGGAGCGGGTATGCATACGGTTGTTCACCTGACCTGCGACTTCCCAAGGCTGGTCTCCTGCCCAAGTGACAAGTTCCAAGAGAAGCTGGGGCCCTTCTTCAACTATGTTCAACCAACATGGGGAACTCTGATTGCGAGCACTCCGGGGTGGACTGGTATCCTCCTGGTCCTCATAATGTCATTCTCCTTTACACTGGCGACACACTCCTTCAGGAGGAGCGTCGTGAAGCTGCCATCGCCATTCCACCACCTGGCTGGCTTCAATTCCTTCTGGTATGCCCACCACCTGCTGGTGTTTGCATATATCCTTCTGGTGATGCACTCCTACTACTTATTCCTCACCAAGCCGTGGTACAAGAAAACG GGATGGATGTACATAGCAGTTCCTGTTATCTTCTATGCCAGCGAGAGAGCCACCAGAAGAGTTCGTGAGAAGAATTATGGAGTGACTGTCATCAAG GCAGCAATTTACCCAGGAAATGTTCTCTCTCTTTACATGAAGAAGCCATCAAGTTTCAAATACAAAAGTGGGATGTACCTCTTTGTAAAATGCCCAGACGTTTCGCCTTTTGAATG GCATCCCTTCTCCATCACCTCTGCACCTGGGGACGACTACTTGAGTGTACATATCCGCACATTAGGTGACTGGACAACAGAACTAAGGAACCTATTTGGGAAG GCCTGTGAAGAAGAAGTAAATTCCAAGAAGGCTACACTATCAAGACTTGAGACCACAGTCATAGCGGAAGGCGCGGAAGAGAATACCAA ATTTCCCAAGATCTTTGTTGATGGCCCTTTCGGTGCACCAGCTCAAAATTACAAGAAATACGACATCCTTTTTCTTATTGGCCTTGGAATTGGTGCAACTCCTTTCATCAGCATACTGAAGGATCTCCTGCACAACATAAAGTCTAATAAT GAGCAGCAAAGCATGAATGACGAGGAGGCAGGCAGCAGCTTCAAGAGCAACGGGCCAAGCCGAGCTTACTTCTATTGGGTTACCAGGGAACAAGGCTCCTTTGAATGGTTCAAAGGTGTCATGAATGAAGTTGCTGAATGTGATACCGAT AATGCAATAGAGATGCACAACTACCTAACCAGTGTGTATGAGGAAGGAGATGCGAGGTCAGCTCTGATTGCCATGGTTCAATCGCTCCAACACGCAAAAAATGGTGTGGATATCGTCTCCGGCAGCAAG ATCCGGACACATTTTGCAAGGCCAAACTGGAGAAAGGTGTACTCTGATATGGCAAATACCCACAAGAATGCTCGTATAG GTGTTTTCTATTGTGGATCTCCGACGCTTACAAAAACACTCAGGGAACTTGCAATAGAATTCAGCCACACGACAACAACACGGTTCCATTTCCACAAGGAGAACTTCTAA